The Gemmata palustris genome includes a region encoding these proteins:
- the hflX gene encoding GTPase HflX, whose product MTISKAFDTQREEFSVASEKAVLVSVSLPERPWPNEADPCDEIRGLAESAGATVVGQLTQKRHDVQLATYLGSGKVGELHELVEGADADVVIFDNDLFPGQARNLEQALGVKVLDRSELILDIFASRARTAESKLQVELAQLEYSLPRLKQMWSHLSRQKGGGIGLRGPGETQLESDRRLVQHRIRDLKHKLNEVLARKEREVKSRSAEHTISLVGYTNAGKSQLMNTLTKAGVYVKNQLFSTLDTRTRQWHIRDWGRVLLSDTVGFIRDLPHHLVASFKATLSEARHAKLLLHVVDASSPQAEDHIRAVTAVLKELDCDQKPTLLVLNKIDKLADRSLLTVLEAHHPRAVAVSGLTGEGIERLEDAVMEALAEDFAEAEVVTDSGNGRVLAFLNAHAEIYRQEFRDDANEVVIRCHLPKHLLHHIAGPTVKVRFVEREKSIATEVAERESA is encoded by the coding sequence GTGACCATCAGCAAGGCATTCGACACCCAACGGGAAGAGTTCTCGGTCGCGAGCGAAAAGGCAGTTCTGGTCAGCGTGTCGCTGCCGGAGCGCCCGTGGCCCAACGAGGCCGACCCGTGCGACGAGATTCGCGGCTTGGCAGAATCGGCCGGGGCGACCGTGGTGGGCCAACTTACCCAGAAGCGCCACGACGTGCAGCTCGCGACCTATCTCGGTAGCGGAAAAGTCGGTGAGTTGCACGAACTCGTCGAGGGCGCGGACGCGGACGTGGTCATTTTCGACAACGATCTCTTTCCCGGTCAAGCGCGGAACCTGGAGCAGGCGCTGGGCGTGAAGGTACTCGATCGCAGTGAGCTGATCCTCGACATCTTCGCGAGCCGGGCGCGCACGGCCGAGTCGAAGCTCCAGGTCGAACTCGCTCAACTCGAATACTCGCTCCCGCGGCTCAAGCAGATGTGGAGCCACTTGTCGCGTCAGAAGGGTGGCGGGATCGGGCTACGCGGCCCTGGCGAAACGCAGCTCGAGAGCGACCGCCGGCTCGTGCAGCACCGCATCCGTGACCTCAAACACAAGCTCAACGAGGTGCTCGCGCGCAAGGAGCGCGAGGTGAAGAGCCGCTCGGCGGAGCACACCATTTCGCTCGTGGGTTATACCAACGCGGGCAAGTCGCAGTTGATGAACACGCTGACGAAGGCGGGCGTGTACGTGAAGAACCAACTATTCTCCACACTCGACACGCGCACGCGCCAGTGGCACATCCGCGATTGGGGCCGCGTGCTGCTCTCCGACACGGTCGGGTTCATCCGCGACCTGCCCCACCACTTGGTCGCGTCGTTCAAGGCGACGCTCTCCGAAGCGCGGCACGCGAAACTGCTGCTGCACGTCGTTGACGCGAGCAGCCCGCAAGCGGAGGACCACATTCGCGCGGTGACCGCGGTGCTGAAGGAACTGGACTGCGACCAAAAACCGACACTGCTGGTGTTGAATAAGATCGACAAACTCGCAGACCGTTCGCTGCTCACGGTGCTAGAAGCCCACCACCCGCGGGCGGTCGCGGTGAGCGGGCTAACGGGTGAGGGCATTGAGCGCCTGGAGGATGCGGTGATGGAGGCACTGGCGGAAGATTTCGCGGAAGCCGAGGTCGTCACCGATTCCGGGAACGGCCGGGTGCTCGCGTTCCTGAACGCGCACGCGGAAATCTACCGCCAGGAATTCCGCGACGACGCGAACGAAGTGGTGATCCGCTGCCACCTGCCGAAGCACTTGCTCCACCACATAGCCGGGCCAACGGTGAAGGTGCGCTTCGTAGAACGCGAGAAATCAATCGCGACGGAGGTCGCCGAACGCGAAAGCGCGTGA
- a CDS encoding FAD-dependent oxidoreductase produces the protein MTSSPSELRPTRTRPRAGGASDSPDAGAEEQPGPPPVESRRSGALDCARARSVRPLCARTGVSVGTERRANVAVVGGGIVGLAFAWEAARAGIPLSYSIARTGRRARPCNSAWCGPSASYRGILRARAQPRPWLELKARAGLWVSECGSLHRARGRRRRSAARVRGNRSAARGEVRVPFSRRGAEPVPRREPGRSAGGLHSPTELAVNPPEAVARLPRSWRTRTECSSGSAKR, from the coding sequence GTGACCAGTTCGCCATCGGAATTACGACCTACGCGTACCCGTCCGAGGGCTGGCGGAGCAAGCGATTCGCCTGATGCGGGAGCGGAAGAACAACCCGGACCGCCGCCCGTTGAAAGTCGTCGTTCCGGGGCGCTTGATTGTGCGCGAGCTCGGTCCGTGCGACCGCTCTGCGCGCGGACGGGGGTGAGCGTGGGTACCGAGCGCCGAGCGAACGTTGCGGTAGTGGGCGGGGGCATCGTGGGACTCGCGTTCGCGTGGGAAGCCGCGCGCGCGGGCATTCCGTTGTCGTATTCGATCGCACGAACCGGCCGCAGGGCGCGTCCGTGCAACTCGGCATGGTGTGGCCCATCGGCCAGCTACCGGGGAATCCTACGAGCGCGCGCGCAGCCGCGCCCGTGGCTGGAGTTGAAGGCCCGAGCCGGGTTGTGGGTTTCCGAGTGTGGCTCGCTGCACCGCGCACGAGGACGACGAAGACGATCTGCTGCGCGAGTTCGCGGAAACCGCTCCGCCGCGCGGGGTGAAGTGCGTGTACCTTTCTCGCGCCGAGGTGCTGAACCGGTTCCCCGTCGCGAACCCGGCCGGTCTGCGGGGGGGCTGCACAGCCCGACGGAACTGGCAGTGAACCCGCCGGAAGCCGTCGCCCGGCTCCCGCGCTCCTGGCGGACGCGCACGGAGTGCAGTTCCGGCTCGGCGAAACGGTGA
- a CDS encoding substrate-binding domain-containing protein produces the protein MRWTTWTGPRASRDTSSTWGAGARRAIVVASPTSSHNDKIAGYLYALHAATVDPDLGIASKPVVLYQGHDLSSREAYANLADQVRDLNLDGVVCFQDYTAMGLIFELLNRGIRVPDEVAVVGSDDLPMGDQFAIGITTYAYPSEGWRSKRFA, from the coding sequence TTGCGGTGGACGACGTGGACGGGGCCGCGCGCCTCACGCGACACCTCCTCAACCTGGGGCGCCGGCGCGCGTCGCGCAATTGTCGTCGCGTCCCCGACTAGCAGCCACAACGACAAAATCGCCGGCTACCTCTACGCGCTCCACGCGGCGACCGTCGACCCCGACTTGGGTATTGCGTCGAAACCGGTCGTGCTCTACCAGGGCCACGACCTGTCGTCGCGCGAGGCGTATGCCAACCTCGCCGACCAGGTGCGGGATCTGAACCTCGACGGCGTGGTGTGCTTCCAGGACTATACCGCAATGGGGCTCATTTTCGAGCTCCTCAACCGCGGCATCCGGGTCCCCGACGAGGTGGCCGTGGTCGGGTCCGACGACCTGCCGATGGGTGACCAGTTCGCCATCGGAATTACGACCTACGCGTACCCGTCCGAGGGCTGGCGGAGCAAGCGATTCGCCTGA
- a CDS encoding metallophosphoesterase — protein sequence MTGKVAKLMWERRPNFVVHCGDVVDDGASKAQWTGDLFKPCSELFSRVTVFPCIGNHEKDHPTTTNTSRSRSRNTTTRTRMATRNSSCLTPTPSGT from the coding sequence GTGACCGGTAAGGTCGCGAAGTTGATGTGGGAGCGCCGACCGAACTTCGTCGTCCACTGTGGCGACGTGGTGGACGACGGCGCATCAAAGGCCCAGTGGACCGGCGACCTGTTCAAACCGTGTAGCGAACTGTTCAGCCGGGTCACGGTGTTCCCGTGCATCGGGAACCACGAAAAGGACCACCCCACTACTACAAATACTTCTCGCTCCCGAAGCCGGAATACTACTACTCGTACACGTATGGCAACGCGGAATTCTTCGTGCTTGACACCAACTCCAAGCGGAACCTGA
- a CDS encoding fibronectin type III domain-containing protein, giving the protein MLLCPHAITTEQVTAHFEADKALAAVPSVIPEGPRFVVEPYLQYVTRTGITVMWETEGPCSAVLEYGSTFPPKQLVKVEKSDTMGEVVLTGLEPNTKYFYRVVCQDEQGRKLEGKPLTFMTAPGRTMPSASPLSVTRSGTRS; this is encoded by the coding sequence GTGCTGCTCTGCCCGCACGCGATCACCACAGAACAAGTGACGGCACACTTCGAGGCGGACAAGGCGCTCGCCGCCGTGCCATCGGTCATTCCCGAAGGGCCACGGTTCGTGGTCGAACCGTACCTGCAATACGTCACGCGCACCGGCATCACTGTCATGTGGGAAACGGAAGGGCCGTGCTCCGCGGTGCTCGAGTACGGCTCCACGTTCCCGCCGAAACAACTGGTAAAGGTCGAGAAGTCCGACACGATGGGCGAGGTCGTCCTCACGGGCCTCGAACCGAACACGAAATACTTCTACCGCGTCGTGTGCCAGGACGAACAGGGCCGCAAACTCGAGGGCAAGCCACTGACCTTCATGACCGCGCCGGGGCGAACGATGCCTTCAGCTTCGCCGTTATCGGTGACACGCAGCGGAACCCGGTCGTGA
- a CDS encoding LamG domain-containing protein, which produces MDRHSGVLQDNGPAETGFIVGTNKKKFFFGLSTKGADDGDGKMTYLESKTEFARGKWHHVAAVYDGKQMQLFVNGQLDSTSAEQSGPVLYSKVAPFVIGRLQGRQRGLPAPRRS; this is translated from the coding sequence ATGGACCGGCATTCTGGGGTGCTTCAAGACAACGGTCCTGCCGAAACCGGCTTCATTGTTGGCACGAACAAAAAGAAATTCTTCTTCGGCCTGTCGACGAAGGGCGCCGACGACGGGGACGGCAAGATGACCTACCTGGAGTCGAAGACCGAATTCGCGCGCGGGAAGTGGCACCACGTCGCGGCCGTGTACGACGGTAAACAAATGCAGTTGTTCGTGAACGGACAGTTGGATTCGACGAGCGCCGAGCAGTCCGGCCCGGTCCTGTACTCGAAAGTCGCACCGTTTGTAATCGGGCGCTTACAAGGACGACAACGAGGACTACCCGCTCCACGGCGCTCTTAA
- the pilM gene encoding type IV pilus biogenesis protein PilM — MAVTKGYWGIDIGQCALKALRLEMIDGKPTATAFDYVEHEDPFATRRGPGHPDPRGARKVPLPQQCQDRRRGHRHRRAVGPGTVRQAAAGRRKEDRRDRKIRGEAADPFPLDEVEWDFQKIGGGEAIDGFALETEIGLFAMKRDVISRYLGYFTGSKIEVHLIQMSPLALVNFATYELLKPKAEEGADAEEDPTPRGKKRCTVVMDVGTDASNLIITDGAKIIWQRPIPLGGMNFTPRSRRN; from the coding sequence ATGGCCGTCACGAAAGGCTACTGGGGCATCGACATCGGTCAGTGTGCTCTTAAGGCCTTGCGCCTGGAGATGATCGACGGGAAGCCCACGGCGACCGCGTTCGATTACGTCGAGCACGAAGATCCTTTCGCAACCCGACGCGGACCAGGACACCCTGATCCGCGAGGCGCTCGAAAAGTTCCTCTCCCGCAACAGTGTCAAGACCGACGACGTGGCCATCGGCATCGCCGGGCAGTCGGGCCTGGCACGGTTCGTCAAGCTGCCGCCGGTCGAAGAAAAGAAGATCGCCGAGATCGTAAAATTCGAGGCGAAGCAGCAGATCCGTTCCCACTCGACGAGGTCGAATGGGACTTCCAGAAGATTGGCGGCGGTGAGGCCATCGACGGGTTCGCCCTCGAGACCGAGATCGGCCTGTTCGCCATGAAGCGGGACGTCATCTCCCGCTACCTCGGCTACTTCACGGGGAGCAAGATCGAGGTCCACCTCATCCAAATGTCGCCGCTGGCGCTGGTCAACTTCGCCACCTACGAGTTGCTCAAGCCGAAGGCCGAGGAGGGTGCGGACGCGGAAGAAGACCCGACCCCGCGCGGCAAGAAGCGCTGCACCGTCGTGATGGACGTGGGCACCGACGCCTCGAACCTCATCATCACCGACGGCGCGAAGATCATCTGGCAGCGCCCGATCCCGCTAGGCGGGATGAACTTCACCCCGCGCTCACGAAGGAACTGA
- the pilM gene encoding pilus assembly protein PilM: protein MKRNAAKSPDMASILKAIKPVLTDFVGEVQRSLGYFTNTHRDAHVAHMVGLGSAFKLPGLQKYLADKLSLEVKKPTKFEKLSGDAVLNDPLFQENLLTFPIAYGLALQGLGQRGSRPTCSHRASVWTGSSGPRSPMRQQRRQPCLSAWGMAMGFSGPYAAITDKDIDKGIEMTKSAGTAYSGQESKYTTKLADSKRSRTRPSSSSPERKSG from the coding sequence CTGAAGCGGAACGCGGCCAAGAGCCCGGACATGGCCAGCATCCTCAAGGCCATCAAGCCGGTCCTCACCGACTTCGTGGGCGAGGTCCAGCGGTCCCTCGGGTACTTCACCAACACCCACCGCGACGCACACGTCGCACACATGGTGGGTCTGGGAAGCGCGTTCAAGCTCCCCGGTCTCCAGAAGTACCTCGCGGACAAGCTCTCGCTCGAGGTGAAGAAGCCCACGAAGTTCGAGAAACTGAGCGGCGACGCGGTATTGAACGACCCGCTCTTCCAGGAGAACCTGCTGACGTTCCCGATCGCCTACGGGTTGGCCCTCCAGGGGCTGGGACAGCGCGGCTCACGACCAACCTGCTCCCACAGGGCATCCGTATGGACCGGATCATCCGGTCCAAGAAGCCCTATGCGGCAGCAGCGGCGGCAGCCCTGCTTGTCGGCCTGGGGGATGGCGATGGGCTTCTCCGGCCCCTATGCCGCGATCACTGACAAGGACATCGACAAGGGTATCGAGATGACCAAGTCCGCGGGCACCGCGTACTCGGGTCAGGAGAGCAAGTACACCACCAAGTTGGCCGATTCCAAAAGAAGCAGGACGAGACCAAGCTCATCATCGCCGGAGCGGAAGAGCGGCTGA